One window of the Burkholderia sp. FERM BP-3421 genome contains the following:
- a CDS encoding Lrp/AsnC family transcriptional regulator: MSLDRTDLRILSQLENDGRISNQDLANAVALSPSACLRRVKLLEEQGIIDGYRCVISPKSIGVEFEALVHVSMRPDADDWHDKFVQALQEWPEVVSAQVVTGASNYVLTVRTRSLEHFSDFVMNRLHRATGVMLINSSIVLATLKRDGSVLELADKRV; the protein is encoded by the coding sequence ATGAGCCTCGACCGCACCGATCTGCGCATACTCAGCCAGCTGGAGAACGACGGACGCATCAGCAATCAGGATCTGGCGAACGCCGTCGCACTGTCGCCATCGGCGTGCCTGCGGCGCGTCAAGCTGCTGGAAGAGCAAGGCATCATCGACGGCTACCGGTGCGTGATCTCGCCGAAAAGCATCGGTGTCGAGTTTGAAGCGCTGGTGCATGTGTCGATGCGCCCCGATGCCGACGACTGGCACGACAAGTTCGTGCAGGCGCTTCAGGAGTGGCCGGAAGTGGTCTCCGCGCAGGTCGTCACCGGTGCGTCGAACTATGTGCTGACGGTGCGCACCCGCAGTCTCGAGCACTTCTCCGATTTCGTCATGAACCGCCTGCATCGTGCGACGGGCGTCATGTTGATCAATTCCAGCATTGTCCTGGCGACGCTGAAGCGCGACGGCTCCGTGTTGGAACTGGCGGACAAGCGGGTATAG
- a CDS encoding acetolactate synthase large subunit: MKASDLFVKALEAEGVEYVFGIPGEENLDLLESLRRSGIKLVLTRHEQAAGFMAATYGRLTGRTGVCLATLGPGATNFVTAAAYAQLGGMPMLMITGQKPIKSSKQGHFQIVDVVGMMQPLTKLTRQIVSIGNIPSAVREAFRRAEEERPGATHLELPEDIAHEEGDGKPIPASHSRRPVAEEKAVAYAVDAIQRARHPLLMIGAGGNRKTTCKMLAEFVDQTGIPFFTTQMGKGVIDETHPLWLGNATLSDGDFVHRAIEHADCIINVGHDVIEKPPFFMRTDDKTVIHVNFLGAQVDPVYFPQIEVVGDIANAVWQMKEAIAPRPHWDFERFLMIKAHFDAHLAKGQHDPRFPMYPVRIVHDLYRSLPVDGIVCLDNGMYKIWFARYWRAHEPNSLLLDNALASMGAGLPSAIATRIVHPQRKVIAVCGDGGFMMNSQELETAVRLKLDLVVMIVRDDAFGMIRWKQENMNFPDYAMTLQNPDFVAYAQSYGAHGHRVEAAEQLEPLLRDCFATPGVHLIDVPIDYSDNERVLNREIKRLSAAL; this comes from the coding sequence ATGAAAGCATCGGATCTGTTCGTGAAGGCGCTGGAAGCCGAAGGCGTCGAATATGTGTTCGGCATTCCCGGCGAGGAAAACCTCGATCTGCTCGAATCGCTGCGGCGTTCCGGCATCAAGCTCGTGCTGACCCGCCACGAGCAGGCGGCCGGCTTCATGGCGGCGACTTACGGACGCCTGACGGGCCGCACCGGCGTCTGCCTCGCCACGCTCGGGCCGGGCGCGACCAACTTCGTGACCGCTGCCGCGTATGCGCAGCTGGGCGGCATGCCGATGCTGATGATCACCGGCCAGAAGCCGATCAAGTCGAGCAAGCAGGGGCACTTCCAGATCGTCGACGTGGTCGGCATGATGCAGCCGCTCACCAAGCTCACGCGCCAGATCGTGTCGATCGGCAACATCCCGTCGGCCGTGCGCGAGGCGTTCCGCCGCGCGGAGGAGGAGCGGCCGGGCGCGACGCACCTGGAGCTGCCCGAGGACATCGCGCACGAGGAAGGCGACGGCAAGCCGATCCCGGCCAGCCACAGCCGCCGGCCGGTGGCCGAGGAGAAGGCCGTGGCGTACGCGGTCGACGCGATCCAGCGCGCGCGCCATCCGCTGCTGATGATCGGCGCGGGCGGCAACCGCAAGACCACCTGCAAGATGCTGGCCGAGTTCGTCGACCAGACGGGCATCCCGTTCTTCACGACCCAGATGGGCAAGGGCGTGATCGACGAAACCCATCCGCTGTGGCTCGGCAACGCGACGCTGTCGGACGGCGATTTCGTGCACCGCGCGATCGAGCATGCGGACTGCATCATCAACGTCGGCCACGACGTGATCGAGAAGCCGCCGTTCTTCATGCGCACCGACGACAAGACCGTGATCCACGTGAACTTCCTCGGCGCGCAGGTCGATCCCGTCTATTTCCCGCAGATCGAGGTGGTCGGCGACATCGCGAACGCGGTGTGGCAGATGAAGGAGGCGATCGCGCCGCGGCCACACTGGGATTTCGAGCGCTTCCTGATGATCAAGGCGCATTTCGACGCGCATCTCGCCAAGGGCCAGCACGATCCGCGCTTCCCGATGTATCCGGTGCGGATCGTGCACGACCTGTACCGCTCGCTGCCCGTCGACGGCATCGTGTGCCTCGACAACGGCATGTACAAGATCTGGTTCGCGCGCTACTGGCGCGCGCACGAGCCGAACTCGCTGCTGCTCGACAACGCGCTCGCGTCGATGGGCGCGGGCCTGCCGTCGGCGATCGCGACCAGGATCGTGCATCCGCAGCGCAAGGTGATCGCGGTGTGTGGCGACGGCGGCTTCATGATGAATTCGCAGGAGCTGGAGACGGCGGTGCGCCTGAAGCTCGACCTCGTCGTGATGATCGTGCGCGACGATGCGTTCGGCATGATCCGCTGGAAGCAGGAGAACATGAATTTCCCCGACTACGCGATGACCTTGCAGAACCCCGACTTCGTCGCCTACGCGCAAAGCTACGGCGCGCACGGGCATCGCGTCGAGGCCGCCGAGCAGCTGGAGCCGCTGCTGCGCGACTGCTTTGCGACGCCGGGCGTGCATCTGATCGACGTGCCGATCGATTACTCGGACAACGAACGCGTGCTGAACCGCGAGATCAAGCGGTTGTCGGCGGCGCTTTGA
- a CDS encoding RidA family protein: MPQIIPVELPEPDQPFSWATRANGMMFTAHGPVDRSGAIAGSDIEEQARLTFSNLASAVKAAAGARMRDVVQVLIYMADARDMAVIDAEYRTFFEAPYPNRACVAVQGFAHPGMRIELVAYVALGSPS, encoded by the coding sequence ATGCCCCAGATTATCCCGGTCGAATTGCCCGAGCCCGATCAGCCCTTCTCGTGGGCGACCCGTGCCAACGGCATGATGTTTACGGCGCATGGCCCCGTCGATCGCAGCGGCGCGATCGCGGGCAGCGACATCGAGGAGCAGGCGCGGCTGACGTTCTCGAATCTCGCTTCCGCCGTCAAGGCGGCGGCGGGGGCTCGGATGCGGGATGTCGTGCAGGTGCTGATCTACATGGCCGACGCACGGGATATGGCGGTCATCGACGCCGAATACCGCACCTTTTTCGAGGCTCCCTATCCGAACCGCGCCTGTGTGGCCGTGCAAGGCTTTGCACATCCCGGCATGCGCATCGAACTGGTTGCCTATGTTGCGCTCGGTTCGCCTTCATGA
- a CDS encoding amino acid permease, translating to MNSEERFDQIAVREGGLKRTLSARQMSMIAIGGAIGTGLFLGSGFAIGFAGPSVLISYGIGAVISLLLMGCLAEMTVAHPTPGSFGAYAEHYLSPLAGFLVRYAYWACIVLAVGTEVTAVALYMKYWFPAVPGWMWIVGFSSVLVLVNALSVDVFGSIEYWFSVIKITAIVAFIVIAGYVVFVNPSLVASADGGASAAGFRHYVDAGGFFPHGVWGMWVAVIVSIFSYLSIEMIAVAAGEARDPERAVTRAFRSTAVRLVLFYLITLALMMAIVPWTVAGRDESPFVKVMAAIHMPGAAGVINFVVLVAALSAMNSQLYITTRMMFSLARANHAPRGLGEVNSRGVPLGALLLSTAGIAVATIVSVIYPNASFTIMMAISMFGAMFTWMMIFVTHYFFRRAWARSGRPAPGFRMAGFPLLTLLGAGLMLAIMGTTYFTAEFHLTLIFGVPFLILLSALYFARTRRRSALSQAEPPLPRH from the coding sequence ATGAATTCGGAAGAAAGATTCGATCAGATTGCCGTACGGGAGGGCGGGCTCAAGCGCACGCTCAGCGCCCGCCAGATGTCGATGATTGCAATCGGTGGGGCGATCGGAACGGGCCTGTTTCTCGGCAGCGGTTTTGCGATCGGTTTTGCCGGCCCGAGTGTGTTGATCAGCTATGGGATCGGTGCGGTGATCTCGCTGCTGCTGATGGGCTGCCTTGCGGAAATGACCGTTGCCCATCCCACCCCGGGCTCGTTCGGCGCCTATGCCGAGCACTATCTGAGCCCATTGGCGGGTTTTCTCGTGCGCTATGCGTACTGGGCGTGCATCGTCCTTGCCGTCGGCACCGAGGTGACGGCCGTCGCGCTCTATATGAAGTACTGGTTTCCCGCCGTGCCGGGCTGGATGTGGATCGTCGGATTCTCCAGCGTACTCGTGCTGGTCAATGCATTGAGCGTCGATGTGTTCGGCTCGATCGAATACTGGTTTTCGGTGATCAAGATTACCGCGATCGTTGCTTTCATCGTGATCGCCGGCTATGTCGTCTTCGTGAACCCGTCGCTCGTCGCGTCTGCGGATGGCGGCGCCTCGGCGGCGGGCTTTCGCCATTACGTCGACGCAGGCGGATTTTTCCCTCATGGCGTATGGGGCATGTGGGTTGCCGTTATCGTCTCGATCTTCAGCTACCTGAGCATCGAGATGATCGCGGTGGCCGCGGGCGAGGCTCGGGATCCCGAGCGCGCCGTCACGCGCGCCTTTCGCTCGACGGCCGTTCGTCTGGTCCTGTTCTATCTGATCACGCTTGCCTTGATGATGGCGATCGTCCCCTGGACCGTCGCCGGCCGTGACGAAAGTCCGTTCGTCAAGGTGATGGCCGCGATTCACATGCCGGGCGCGGCGGGGGTGATCAACTTCGTCGTGCTGGTCGCGGCGCTGTCGGCGATGAACAGCCAGCTCTACATCACAACCCGAATGATGTTCAGTCTCGCGCGCGCCAACCATGCGCCCCGCGGCCTGGGTGAAGTCAACAGCCGGGGCGTGCCGCTCGGGGCGCTGCTGTTGTCGACGGCGGGCATCGCGGTGGCGACGATCGTGAGCGTCATCTACCCGAATGCGTCCTTTACCATCATGATGGCCATCTCGATGTTCGGTGCGATGTTTACGTGGATGATGATTTTCGTCACGCATTACTTTTTTCGCCGTGCCTGGGCGCGCAGCGGCCGCCCCGCGCCCGGTTTCAGGATGGCGGGATTTCCGCTGCTGACACTGCTCGGTGCGGGGTTGATGCTCGCCATCATGGGGACGACGTACTTCACGGCCGAGTTTCACCTGACGCTGATCTTCGGCGTGCCATTCCTGATCCTGCTAAGCGCGCTGTACTTCGCGCGGACGCGACGCCGGTCCGCGTTGTCGCAGGCGGAGCCCCCGCTTCCGCGACACTGA
- a CDS encoding amino acid aminotransferase, with translation MFEHIPAYPGDPILSLFQTFQSDPEPRKVNLSIGLYYDETGMLPILDSVRAAAARVNEQVAAYGYLPMEGMASYRQALQSLIFGAGSAARRENRIATIQTVGGSGAIRLGAELLKRYFPDSAIWISDPTWDNHRVLFASAGLEVHTYPYYDATTNGIRFDEMMATFACLPARSIVLLQPCCHNPTGIDLSREQWSEIVEICGKRDLIPFLDMAYQGFGDGLADDAWPIRAMADAALSLLVSNSFSKNFSLYGERCGGLSVVCPTDKQAANVLGQAQAGVRRMYSSPPGHGARLVSTVLSDPMLLALWKSDVAAMRERIKRMRFALKQRLEAHLPHMSFDHMVAQRGMFSYTGLTPAEVDVLRERKSVYLLRSGRACMAGLNDANIDCVASAIGEVLRTRKVL, from the coding sequence ATGTTCGAACATATTCCTGCCTATCCGGGCGACCCGATCCTGTCGCTCTTCCAGACGTTTCAAAGCGATCCCGAGCCTCGCAAGGTCAACCTGAGCATTGGGCTGTACTACGACGAAACGGGCATGTTGCCCATCCTGGACAGCGTTCGCGCTGCTGCGGCCCGCGTGAACGAGCAGGTCGCGGCGTATGGGTATCTGCCGATGGAAGGCATGGCGAGCTACCGGCAGGCGCTGCAAAGTCTGATCTTTGGCGCCGGCAGCGCCGCGCGGCGCGAAAACCGGATCGCGACGATCCAGACCGTCGGCGGGTCCGGTGCGATCCGTCTCGGTGCGGAACTGCTCAAGCGCTATTTCCCGGACAGCGCGATCTGGATCAGCGATCCGACGTGGGACAACCACCGTGTCCTGTTTGCGTCCGCCGGTCTCGAAGTCCACACCTACCCGTACTACGACGCGACGACCAATGGCATTCGCTTCGATGAAATGATGGCGACGTTCGCCTGCCTGCCGGCGCGCTCGATCGTCCTGCTGCAGCCGTGCTGCCACAACCCGACCGGTATCGATCTCTCGCGCGAGCAATGGAGCGAGATCGTCGAGATCTGCGGGAAGCGGGATTTGATTCCGTTTCTCGACATGGCTTATCAAGGCTTCGGCGACGGCCTCGCCGACGATGCGTGGCCGATCCGCGCCATGGCGGATGCCGCGCTTTCATTGCTGGTGAGCAATTCGTTCTCGAAGAATTTCTCGCTCTACGGAGAACGTTGCGGGGGGCTCTCCGTCGTGTGTCCGACCGACAAGCAGGCCGCCAACGTGCTCGGCCAGGCCCAGGCCGGCGTGCGCCGCATGTATTCGAGTCCGCCGGGCCACGGCGCCCGGTTGGTCTCGACGGTGCTGAGCGATCCCATGCTCCTTGCGCTGTGGAAGAGCGACGTGGCCGCCATGCGCGAGCGCATCAAGCGTATGCGGTTCGCGCTCAAGCAGCGGCTGGAGGCCCATCTGCCGCATATGTCGTTCGACCACATGGTCGCGCAGCGCGGCATGTTCAGCTATACGGGCCTCACGCCCGCCGAGGTCGACGTTCTGCGTGAGCGAAAGAGCGTCTATCTGCTGCGCTCCGGCCGCGCGTGCATGGCCGGCCTCAACGACGCCAATATCGATTGCGTGGCCAGTGCGATCGGCGAAGTGCTGAGGACGCGCAAGGTCTTGTGA
- a CDS encoding SDR family oxidoreductase, which translates to MTARDDFAGATVLVTGASSGIGLAIVEALCARGARVLAAARDAAALERIEAATGCTPCVLDVGDEAAIARTFATLDPLDGLVNCAGVAHVAPALDTDGAAFDAVMAINARGAALVARHAARAMIGAGRAGSIVNVSSQAALVALDGHLAYCASKAALDAITRTLCLELGPHGIRVNSVNPTVTLTPMAERAWRDPDKRADALRAIPLGRFAQPRDVVEPVLFLLGDAAAMISGVSLPIDGGYTAR; encoded by the coding sequence ATGACGGCGCGCGACGATTTCGCGGGCGCGACGGTGCTGGTCACGGGCGCGTCGAGCGGGATCGGCCTCGCGATCGTCGAGGCGCTGTGCGCGCGCGGCGCGCGGGTGCTTGCCGCCGCGCGCGACGCGGCGGCGCTCGAACGGATCGAGGCGGCCACCGGCTGCACGCCGTGCGTGCTCGATGTCGGCGACGAGGCGGCCATCGCCCGCACGTTCGCGACGCTCGACCCGCTCGACGGGCTCGTCAACTGCGCGGGCGTGGCGCACGTCGCGCCCGCGCTCGACACCGACGGCGCGGCGTTCGACGCGGTGATGGCGATCAATGCGCGCGGCGCGGCGCTGGTCGCGCGCCATGCCGCGCGCGCGATGATCGGCGCGGGCCGCGCGGGCAGCATCGTCAACGTATCGAGCCAGGCGGCGCTGGTCGCGCTCGACGGCCATCTCGCGTACTGCGCGTCAAAGGCCGCGCTCGACGCGATCACGCGCACGCTGTGCCTGGAACTGGGCCCGCACGGCATCCGCGTCAACAGCGTGAATCCCACCGTCACGCTGACGCCGATGGCCGAGCGCGCATGGCGCGACCCGGACAAGCGCGCCGATGCGCTGCGCGCGATACCGCTCGGCCGCTTCGCGCAGCCGCGCGACGTGGTCGAGCCGGTGCTGTTCCTGCTCGGCGACGCGGCCGCGATGATCAGTGGGGTGTCGCTGCCGATCGACGGCGGGTATACGGCGCGCTGA
- a CDS encoding aldehyde dehydrogenase family protein, whose translation MLKEAYPYYLANEAVYANTDLEVTDKYGGQVATRVALADAAAIDAAIAAAVAAQKPLREMAAYQRQAVLDHCVARFRERFDELAEALCIEAGKPINDAKGEVTRLIDTFRVAAEEAVRLDGEILNLEISARARGYTGYTKRVPIGPCSFISPFNFPLNLAAHKVAPALAAGCPFVLKPASRTPIGALIIGEVLAETDLPKGAFSVLPAHRDGADLFTTDERFKLLSFTGSPAVGWDLKRKAGKKKVVLELGGNAAAIVDADQRASLDYVVERLAFGAYYQSGQSCIGVQRILVHADLYEALREKLIAKVRALKMGDPKDPATFVGPMISESESRRLSGWMDAAVAAGAKIVAGGKVDGAMFEATLLEQVGREQDLYRKEAFGPVAILERFSDFDEALARVNDSDFGLQAGVFTDSLAHAQRAWDELEVGGVVINDVPSFRVDNMPYGGVKDSGLGREGIRYAIEDMTELRLMVVRKR comes from the coding sequence ATGCTGAAGGAAGCCTATCCGTATTACCTCGCCAACGAAGCGGTGTACGCCAATACCGATCTCGAAGTCACCGACAAGTACGGCGGCCAGGTCGCCACGCGCGTCGCGCTGGCCGACGCGGCCGCGATCGACGCGGCGATCGCGGCCGCGGTGGCGGCGCAGAAGCCGCTGCGCGAGATGGCCGCGTACCAGCGGCAGGCCGTGCTCGATCACTGCGTCGCGCGGTTTCGCGAGCGTTTCGACGAGCTGGCCGAGGCGCTGTGCATCGAGGCGGGCAAGCCGATCAACGACGCCAAGGGGGAAGTCACGCGACTGATCGATACGTTCCGCGTCGCGGCGGAAGAGGCGGTGCGCCTCGACGGCGAGATCCTGAACCTGGAGATCTCGGCGCGCGCGCGCGGCTATACGGGCTACACGAAGCGCGTGCCGATCGGCCCGTGTTCGTTCATCTCGCCGTTCAACTTCCCGCTGAACCTCGCCGCGCACAAGGTCGCGCCGGCGCTCGCGGCGGGCTGCCCGTTCGTGCTCAAGCCCGCGAGCCGCACGCCGATCGGCGCGCTGATCATCGGCGAGGTGCTGGCCGAGACCGACCTGCCGAAGGGCGCGTTCTCGGTGCTGCCCGCGCATCGCGACGGCGCGGACCTGTTCACCACCGACGAGCGTTTCAAGCTGCTGTCGTTCACGGGGTCGCCCGCCGTCGGCTGGGATCTGAAGCGCAAGGCCGGCAAGAAGAAGGTGGTGCTGGAGCTGGGCGGCAACGCGGCCGCGATCGTCGACGCCGACCAGCGCGCGTCGCTCGACTACGTGGTCGAGCGGCTGGCGTTCGGCGCGTACTACCAGTCCGGTCAGAGCTGCATCGGCGTGCAGCGCATCCTCGTGCACGCCGATCTCTACGAGGCGCTGCGCGAGAAGCTGATCGCCAAGGTGCGTGCGCTGAAGATGGGCGACCCGAAGGATCCGGCGACCTTCGTCGGGCCGATGATCTCGGAATCGGAATCGCGCCGCCTGTCGGGCTGGATGGATGCGGCGGTCGCGGCGGGCGCGAAGATCGTCGCGGGCGGCAAGGTCGACGGCGCGATGTTCGAGGCGACGCTGCTCGAACAGGTCGGCCGCGAGCAGGATCTGTATCGCAAGGAAGCGTTCGGGCCGGTCGCGATCCTCGAACGCTTCAGCGATTTCGACGAGGCGCTCGCGCGCGTGAACGACAGCGACTTCGGGCTGCAGGCCGGCGTGTTCACCGATTCGCTCGCGCATGCCCAGCGCGCGTGGGACGAGCTGGAGGTCGGCGGCGTCGTGATCAACGACGTGCCGTCGTTCCGCGTCGACAACATGCCCTACGGCGGCGTGAAGGACTCGGGCCTCGGCCGCGAGGGCATCCGCTATGCGATCGAGGACATGACGGAACTGCGGCTCATGGTGGTGCGCAAGCGTTGA
- a CDS encoding Na+/H+ antiporter — protein MAPVEAFKLVLLSFLAIIALELVAKRLRLPPAAALLVGGAGIAFIPGLPPINLDPELVLIVFLPPLLMDGAYFSVWEDFKRNLGGIMLLAIGAVAFTTFVVGVAVHWVAPGLPWAACFALGAIVSPPDAVAAKAVLERVALPRRLMVLLEGESLLNDAAGLVLFRFAVAAALTGVFSFEHALIRFAELGVGGVAVGFIVGWLVVRFLKLLQDDYLVITTAVIAAWISYIAGEMCEVSGVIATVTTGLMLGWHQHEVFSAAVRMRGTAFWQVIVFLLEALVFVLIGLSLRGVIVRLGGLGEVFATMTPALLAVLAAVIGSRFVWIFAVEGLKLPARLFGRGSAPASWKAATVMSWAGMRGVVTLAIALSLPEAMPGRDLILVASFAVILVTVLLQGVTIGPLIRLLRLDDADAHSQRHLTEPRTWALVEAAQLAAVEPLVRDAAGNLIHPRLLEQYTYRATITARHQDEAEFPAADRHAHFDVVLAAIAAGRAELLRLHRSGRIHDEMLHNLERDLDLQEIAAQHGRGAAG, from the coding sequence ATGGCCCCCGTCGAGGCATTCAAGCTGGTCCTGCTGTCCTTCCTCGCGATCATCGCGCTCGAACTCGTCGCGAAGCGCCTGCGCCTGCCGCCCGCCGCGGCGCTGCTGGTCGGCGGCGCGGGCATCGCCTTCATCCCGGGCCTGCCGCCCATCAATCTCGATCCCGAGCTGGTGCTGATCGTGTTCCTGCCGCCGCTGCTGATGGACGGCGCGTACTTCTCGGTCTGGGAAGACTTCAAGCGCAACCTCGGCGGCATCATGCTGCTCGCGATCGGCGCGGTGGCGTTCACCACCTTCGTGGTCGGCGTCGCCGTGCACTGGGTCGCGCCGGGCCTGCCGTGGGCCGCGTGCTTCGCGCTCGGCGCGATCGTCTCGCCGCCCGACGCGGTCGCCGCGAAGGCGGTGCTCGAACGCGTCGCGCTGCCGCGCCGGCTGATGGTGCTGCTCGAAGGCGAGAGCCTGCTGAACGACGCGGCCGGGCTCGTGCTGTTCCGCTTCGCGGTCGCGGCCGCGCTCACGGGCGTGTTCAGCTTCGAGCACGCGCTGATCCGCTTCGCGGAACTCGGCGTCGGCGGTGTCGCGGTCGGCTTCATCGTCGGCTGGCTCGTCGTGCGTTTCCTGAAGCTGCTGCAAGACGACTACCTGGTGATCACCACCGCGGTGATCGCCGCGTGGATCAGCTATATCGCGGGCGAGATGTGCGAGGTGTCGGGCGTGATCGCGACGGTCACGACGGGGCTGATGCTCGGCTGGCACCAGCACGAGGTGTTCTCGGCCGCGGTGCGCATGCGCGGCACCGCGTTCTGGCAGGTCATCGTGTTCCTGCTCGAGGCGCTCGTGTTCGTGCTGATCGGCCTGTCGCTGCGCGGCGTGATCGTGCGGCTCGGCGGGCTCGGCGAGGTGTTCGCGACGATGACGCCCGCGCTGCTCGCGGTGCTGGCCGCCGTGATCGGGTCGCGCTTCGTCTGGATTTTCGCGGTCGAGGGCCTGAAGCTGCCTGCCCGGCTGTTCGGGCGCGGCAGCGCGCCCGCGAGCTGGAAGGCGGCCACCGTGATGAGCTGGGCCGGGATGCGCGGCGTGGTCACCCTCGCGATCGCGCTGTCGCTGCCCGAGGCGATGCCGGGGCGCGACCTGATCCTGGTCGCGTCGTTCGCCGTGATCCTCGTGACCGTGCTGCTGCAAGGCGTCACGATCGGCCCACTGATCCGCCTGCTGCGGCTCGACGACGCCGATGCGCATTCGCAGCGGCACCTGACCGAGCCGCGCACCTGGGCGCTCGTCGAGGCGGCGCAGCTGGCGGCGGTCGAGCCGCTGGTGCGCGACGCGGCCGGCAACCTGATCCACCCGCGCCTGCTCGAGCAGTACACCTATCGCGCGACCATCACCGCGCGTCACCAGGACGAAGCCGAGTTTCCGGCGGCCGATCGCCATGCGCACTTCGACGTGGTGCTGGCCGCGATCGCGGCCGGCCGCGCGGAGCTGCTGCGCCTGCATCGCAGCGGCCGGATCCACGACGAGATGCTGCACAACCTCGAACGCGATCTCGACCTGCAGGAAATCGCGGCGCAGCACGGGCGCGGCGCGGCGGGCTGA